In bacterium, one genomic interval encodes:
- a CDS encoding F0F1 ATP synthase subunit alpha has product MAVSVRPDEVSGILKKQLASFEREMDTYETGTVLQVGDGIARIYGLTKAMASELVEFPNGVVGMLLNLEEDNVGAVLFGDSSGIKEGDTVKRTGRLAEVAVGPEMLGRVVNALGQAIDGKGAINAKQKTLIERKALGVIERQSVKEPLATGIKAIDAMIPIGRGQRELIIGDRQTGKTAVAIDTIINQKGKDVFCIYVGIGQKESTIAKVVKILEDNGAMAYTTVVSAAASEPAPLQFLAPYTGCAIGEHYRDNGKHALVIYDDLSKHAVAYRQMSLLLRRPPGREAYPGDVFYLHSRLLERAAKLNQDLGGGSLTALPIIETQASDVSAYIPTNVISITDGQIFLESNLFYSGVRPAINVGISVSRVGGSAQIKAMKQVAGRLRLELAQYRELEAFAKFGSDLDKATQQQLRRGARLVEILKQGQYQPMSFDAQITIIYAATNGFLDDVPVGDCRRFEKELTETMELRHKDVLSAIMEKKELTDDIKNKLNTIIGDFKAAFKVTKED; this is encoded by the coding sequence ATGGCAGTTTCTGTAAGACCAGATGAAGTATCCGGCATTCTCAAGAAGCAACTTGCTTCTTTTGAACGCGAGATGGATACCTATGAGACGGGTACCGTGCTGCAAGTCGGTGACGGTATTGCCCGTATTTACGGGTTGACCAAGGCCATGGCGAGCGAGCTGGTGGAATTTCCCAACGGCGTCGTCGGCATGCTTCTCAATCTCGAAGAGGATAATGTGGGTGCCGTACTTTTCGGCGACTCCTCCGGCATCAAAGAAGGCGATACCGTCAAGCGTACGGGCCGTCTTGCCGAAGTGGCCGTCGGACCGGAAATGCTCGGACGTGTCGTCAACGCGCTCGGCCAGGCTATCGACGGCAAGGGTGCGATCAATGCCAAACAAAAAACTCTGATCGAACGCAAAGCGCTCGGCGTTATCGAACGTCAATCCGTTAAAGAGCCGCTTGCTACCGGTATCAAAGCCATCGATGCGATGATCCCGATCGGTCGCGGTCAGCGCGAACTGATCATCGGCGATCGTCAGACGGGTAAAACCGCCGTTGCGATCGACACGATCATCAATCAAAAAGGCAAAGATGTATTTTGTATCTACGTCGGTATCGGCCAAAAAGAATCCACGATCGCCAAAGTGGTGAAGATTTTAGAAGATAACGGAGCGATGGCGTACACGACCGTAGTTTCGGCGGCCGCTTCAGAACCTGCACCGTTGCAGTTCCTTGCGCCTTATACCGGTTGCGCGATCGGCGAACACTACCGTGATAACGGTAAACACGCGCTGGTGATTTATGACGATCTTTCCAAACACGCCGTAGCGTATCGTCAGATGTCGCTGCTGCTCCGTCGTCCGCCGGGCCGCGAAGCGTATCCGGGCGACGTATTTTATCTGCACAGCCGCTTGCTTGAGCGCGCCGCGAAACTCAATCAGGATCTCGGCGGCGGTTCGCTGACGGCGCTCCCGATCATCGAAACGCAGGCGAGCGACGTGTCGGCATACATCCCGACCAACGTGATTTCGATCACCGACGGTCAGATATTCCTCGAATCGAATTTGTTTTATTCCGGCGTACGTCCTGCGATCAACGTCGGTATTTCCGTGTCCCGCGTAGGCGGTAGCGCGCAGATCAAAGCCATGAAACAAGTGGCCGGCCGTCTGCGTTTGGAATTGGCCCAGTATCGCGAACTTGAAGCGTTTGCTAAATTTGGTTCCGATCTTGACAAAGCGACACAGCAGCAGCTTCGCCGCGGTGCGCGTTTGGTGGAAATCCTCAAACAAGGTCAATATCAGCCGATGTCGTTTGATGCGCAAATCACCATCATCTATGCCGCGACCAACGGATTCCTTGATGATGTGCCGGTCGGTGATTGCCGTCGTTTTGAAAAAGAACTGACAGAGACGATGGAACTGCGTCACAAAGACGTTTTGTCGGCGATCATGGAAAAGAAAGAGCTGACGGACGACATCAAAAACAAACTGAATACGATCATCGGCGACTTCAAAGCCGCGTTCAAAGTTACAAAAGAAGACTAA
- the atpH gene encoding ATP synthase F1 subunit delta → MKNSATARRYAKALFDISVEQNALDAVYADMQSIATMIEQSPEFRAFLHNPVIPNAQKKDAMKALFDKKIHTEVYRFMHLICDHDRENILGDMIEAFETLRNEKLGFIHAEVISVVDMTPDQVKGVTEKIKALTGKTPQLVFKKDASLIGGFMVRIGDTMIDGTVKHQLERLKSAFTAVYHH, encoded by the coding sequence ATGAAAAATTCCGCAACCGCACGACGCTACGCCAAAGCCCTGTTTGACATCTCGGTCGAGCAGAACGCGCTGGATGCCGTCTATGCCGATATGCAGAGCATCGCCACGATGATAGAACAGTCGCCGGAATTCCGTGCTTTTTTGCACAATCCGGTGATCCCCAATGCGCAGAAAAAAGACGCGATGAAAGCGCTGTTTGATAAAAAAATTCACACCGAAGTGTATCGCTTTATGCATTTGATCTGCGATCACGACCGTGAAAACATTTTAGGCGATATGATCGAAGCGTTTGAAACGCTGCGTAATGAAAAACTCGGTTTCATCCATGCGGAGGTTATCTCCGTCGTGGATATGACCCCCGATCAGGTCAAAGGCGTCACCGAAAAAATCAAGGCCCTGACCGGCAAAACGCCGCAACTGGTTTTCAAAAAAGATGCGTCATTGATCGGCGGATTTATGGTTCGCATCGGAGATACGATGATTGACGGTACGGTCAAGCATCAGCTGGAACGCCTCAAATCGGCGTTTACGGCCGTGTATCACCATTGA
- the atpF gene encoding F0F1 ATP synthase subunit B, with translation MKTLLLLHMISGGGEHKGGLLDIDPGLIFWTIVTFVILLVLLRLTAWGPIIKMLEEREEKIKNSLEEAEKARREAAALTEKNQEIMAKAEREAQEVARRAKENAEKLKTEIMDQAKAEAARLVAEARTQIENEMNSAISALRKEVGDMAVTAAGKILATNLDADKHKKLIDDFIKDMPVGRN, from the coding sequence ATGAAGACATTACTGCTTCTGCACATGATCTCCGGCGGCGGCGAACATAAAGGCGGATTGCTGGACATCGATCCGGGGTTGATCTTTTGGACCATAGTCACCTTCGTCATTTTGCTCGTGCTTTTACGTCTGACCGCATGGGGCCCGATCATCAAGATGCTCGAAGAACGCGAAGAAAAAATAAAAAATTCTCTCGAAGAAGCGGAAAAAGCCCGCCGTGAAGCGGCCGCTCTGACCGAAAAAAATCAGGAAATCATGGCGAAGGCCGAACGTGAGGCTCAGGAAGTCGCGCGCCGCGCCAAAGAAAATGCCGAAAAACTGAAAACCGAAATCATGGATCAGGCCAAAGCCGAAGCGGCCCGTTTGGTAGCGGAAGCCCGTACGCAGATCGAAAACGAAATGAATTCTGCGATCAGTGCGTTGCGCAAAGAAGTCGGTGACATGGCGGTCACGGCCGCCGGCAAAATCTTGGCGACCAACCTGGATGCCGATAAACATAAAAAACTGATCGATGATTTTATCAAAGACATGCCGGTGGGGCGTAATTAA